Proteins encoded within one genomic window of Amorphoplanes friuliensis DSM 7358:
- a CDS encoding right-handed parallel beta-helix repeat-containing protein gives MFRILKAALVTAVVGLSTCLVTAAPAAAAGVQTIYMNAAGSDTQTGGTPGTAVKTLARVQQLVAAGPLDQDVEVRVHAGTYIAQGIVWTTYRPGHTISFMPDDYEYGEGLDGIAALPVFQNARASQSNRYITGPWFFACPGGPGQPLEDGGVSGLRFYYLKVTYYANAGISLDGSGGSTCGGKYAATSGPGQPSARGLDGNTIFGVRFNNIGNLYTGGTCADPDFTRCGYGGIVLTESSGNRIANNQFVNLRNSELSYIHAIYVTHKSSHNQFTANQVTNVSSDPVKIRDASNYNSFENNIFGANGFVRSSTPPAVHYLDEVSTTEGECSSFHNRFAYNDLGTYLVGSTENLPVWYLSPGGATWPGSTGCPALPAGETRLITAGNTY, from the coding sequence ATGTTCCGCATTCTCAAAGCTGCCCTGGTGACGGCCGTCGTCGGCCTGAGCACCTGCCTGGTCACGGCCGCACCGGCCGCCGCGGCCGGCGTCCAGACCATCTACATGAACGCCGCCGGGTCCGACACCCAGACCGGCGGCACTCCCGGTACGGCGGTGAAGACGCTCGCCCGGGTGCAGCAGCTCGTCGCGGCCGGACCGCTCGACCAGGACGTCGAGGTCCGGGTCCACGCCGGGACCTACATCGCCCAGGGCATCGTCTGGACGACGTACCGGCCCGGGCACACCATCTCGTTCATGCCGGACGACTACGAGTACGGCGAGGGCCTCGACGGCATCGCCGCCCTGCCCGTCTTCCAGAACGCCCGGGCCAGCCAGTCCAACCGGTACATCACCGGGCCCTGGTTCTTCGCCTGCCCCGGCGGCCCCGGGCAGCCGCTGGAGGACGGCGGCGTCTCCGGCCTGCGGTTCTACTACCTCAAGGTCACCTACTACGCCAACGCCGGCATCTCGCTGGACGGCTCCGGGGGCAGCACCTGCGGCGGCAAGTACGCCGCCACCTCCGGCCCCGGCCAGCCGTCCGCCCGCGGCCTCGACGGCAACACGATCTTCGGTGTCCGGTTCAACAACATCGGCAACCTCTACACCGGCGGCACCTGCGCCGACCCGGACTTCACCCGCTGCGGTTACGGCGGCATCGTCCTGACCGAGTCGTCGGGCAACCGCATCGCCAACAACCAGTTCGTCAACCTGCGCAACTCCGAGCTCAGCTACATCCACGCGATCTACGTGACGCACAAGAGCTCGCACAACCAGTTCACCGCGAACCAGGTCACGAACGTCAGCAGCGACCCGGTGAAGATCCGCGACGCCAGCAACTACAACTCGTTCGAGAACAACATCTTCGGCGCCAACGGCTTCGTCCGCTCGTCGACCCCGCCGGCCGTGCACTACCTCGACGAGGTCAGCACGACCGAGGGTGAGTGCTCGTCGTTCCACAACCGGTTCGCGTACAACGACCTGGGCACCTACCTCGTCGGCAGCACCGAGAACCTCCCGGTCTGGTACCTCAGCCCCGGTGGCGCCACCTGGCCGGGCAGCACCGGTTGCCCCGCCCTCCCGGCCGGCGAAACCCGCCTGATCACCGCCGGCAACACGTACTGA
- a CDS encoding MFS transporter encodes MTQTLQGPGTEPVRPEFKSGGSLLVVYLSLGGLAFAVLQSLVAPAMSTIARDLNATTGDISWILTAYLLSASVLTPILGRLGDMVGKRRVLIGVLAVLAAGTLLAALAPNLAVLIVARALQGAAGAILPLSIGIVRDSLPRERVGVTVGLLSAIFGVGAGVGIVSAGPIVEHLSWHWLFWLPLVLVVVALLGAIFGMKESPVRTPGRLDVLGAGILSISLVSLLLAISKGQSWGWGDTRTVSLLAVGALAMIVFVAVELRVKEPLIDMRLMKIRGVWATDVVALILGFAMFGTFLLVPTLLQLPAATGYGFGKSVSQAGLFLLPTVLMMVVFGPLAGLLDRRYGPKVPMFLGAVSVVVAFALPALGHGAIWQVLASGVLTGAGIGLAFAAMSNAIIESVPAAQTGEASGVNTIARTIGSSIGTAVVAAVISSQSTPQGLPTDKAFTYGFWVCAAVAVLAVAASLALPSARRRHEQAVATGVSDLPPEPAELRR; translated from the coding sequence ATGACACAGACCCTCCAGGGGCCGGGCACCGAGCCGGTCCGGCCCGAATTCAAGTCGGGCGGCAGCCTTCTGGTGGTGTACCTGTCGCTGGGCGGCCTGGCCTTCGCCGTGCTCCAGTCGCTGGTGGCGCCCGCGATGTCGACGATCGCGCGCGACCTGAACGCGACGACCGGTGACATCAGCTGGATCCTCACCGCGTACCTGCTGTCGGCCTCGGTCCTGACCCCGATCCTCGGCCGGCTCGGCGACATGGTCGGCAAGCGCCGGGTCCTGATCGGCGTCCTGGCCGTGCTGGCCGCGGGCACCCTGCTCGCCGCCCTGGCCCCGAACCTCGCGGTCCTGATCGTCGCCCGGGCGCTGCAGGGCGCCGCCGGTGCGATCCTGCCGCTGTCGATCGGCATCGTCCGGGACTCGCTGCCCCGCGAACGGGTCGGCGTCACCGTCGGCCTGCTGTCCGCGATCTTCGGTGTCGGCGCCGGTGTCGGCATCGTCTCCGCCGGCCCGATCGTCGAGCACCTCTCGTGGCACTGGCTCTTCTGGCTGCCGCTGGTCCTCGTGGTCGTCGCCCTGCTCGGCGCGATCTTCGGCATGAAGGAGTCCCCGGTGCGCACGCCGGGCCGCCTCGACGTCCTGGGCGCCGGCATCCTGTCGATCTCGCTGGTCTCGCTGCTGCTGGCGATCAGCAAGGGCCAGTCGTGGGGCTGGGGCGACACCAGGACCGTCAGCCTGCTCGCGGTCGGCGCGCTCGCCATGATCGTGTTCGTCGCGGTCGAGCTGCGGGTCAAGGAGCCGCTGATCGACATGCGCCTGATGAAGATCCGCGGTGTGTGGGCCACCGACGTGGTCGCCCTGATCCTCGGCTTCGCCATGTTCGGCACGTTCCTGCTGGTACCGACCCTGCTGCAGCTGCCGGCGGCAACCGGGTACGGTTTCGGCAAGTCGGTGTCGCAGGCCGGGCTCTTCCTGCTGCCCACGGTCCTGATGATGGTCGTCTTCGGCCCGCTCGCCGGTCTCCTCGACCGCCGCTACGGCCCCAAGGTGCCGATGTTTCTCGGCGCGGTCTCGGTGGTCGTGGCCTTCGCCCTGCCGGCCCTCGGCCACGGCGCGATCTGGCAGGTCCTGGCGTCGGGCGTCCTCACCGGCGCGGGCATCGGCCTCGCCTTCGCGGCCATGTCGAACGCCATCATCGAAAGTGTCCCGGCGGCGCAGACCGGCGAGGCCAGCGGCGTCAACACCATCGCCCGCACCATCGGCAGCAGCATCGGCACCGCGGTGGTCGCGGCCGTGATCTCCTCGCAGAGCACACCCCAGGGCCTCCCGACCGACAAGGCCTTCACGTACGGGTTCTGGGTGTGCGCCGCGGTCGCCGTCCTGGCCGTCGCCGCCTCCCTGGCCCTGCCCTCGGCCCGCCGCCGGCACGAGCAGGCCGTGGCCACCGGCGTCAGCGACCTCCCGCCCGAGCCGGCCGAGCTGCGCCGCTGA
- a CDS encoding amino acid permease has translation MTSTPERFGRGSGMFRRKPIDDIADERDTDLSRSLGLWQLTAIGIGGIIGAGIFALAGAVANETAGPAVLFSFLIAGIASAAAALSYAEFAGMIPKAGSAYTYGYVVLGEIVGWFIGWDLLLEYIAIVAVVAIGISGYFSFLMADIGVDLPKWMLGAPGTGDGHVVDLFAVILCLLIAYLLNRGIRAAARTETVVVVIKIAVVLLVVVVGFFHVRSENYQPFFPFGWGGAITGAATVFFAVFGYDAMSTAAEESKDAKRHLPKAIIYSLAVSMVLYVLATLVLTGMQDYREIDPESGFSSAFAAVGLSGLADVIAIGAIIGILTVMFTFMLGVTRVWYAMSRDGLLPTWFAKLHPVRRVPSRVTWIAGGASAVIAGFLPIREAAELTNIGILLAFVVVCVAVIVLRYRRPELPRTFRLPGMPVIPALGVVFSIWLITFLTPVTWLRFAVWFVLGLIVYLTYSRRHSRLNDRAGEDGDRG, from the coding sequence ATGACATCGACACCGGAACGGTTCGGCCGCGGTTCGGGGATGTTCCGGCGCAAGCCGATCGACGACATCGCCGACGAGCGGGACACCGACCTCTCCCGATCGCTCGGGCTGTGGCAGCTGACCGCCATCGGCATCGGCGGCATCATCGGCGCCGGCATCTTCGCGCTCGCCGGAGCGGTGGCCAACGAGACAGCCGGTCCGGCGGTGCTGTTCTCGTTCCTCATCGCCGGCATCGCCAGTGCCGCCGCGGCGCTGTCCTACGCGGAGTTCGCCGGGATGATCCCCAAGGCGGGCTCGGCCTACACGTACGGCTACGTGGTGCTGGGGGAGATCGTCGGCTGGTTCATCGGCTGGGACCTGCTGCTGGAGTACATCGCCATCGTGGCGGTGGTGGCGATCGGCATCTCGGGCTACTTCTCGTTCCTGATGGCCGACATCGGTGTCGACCTGCCGAAGTGGATGCTGGGCGCGCCCGGCACCGGTGACGGGCACGTCGTGGACCTCTTCGCGGTGATTCTGTGCCTGCTCATCGCGTACCTGCTCAACCGCGGGATCCGGGCCGCGGCCCGGACCGAGACGGTCGTGGTCGTCATCAAGATCGCGGTGGTTCTGCTGGTCGTCGTGGTGGGCTTCTTCCACGTCCGCAGTGAGAACTACCAGCCGTTCTTCCCGTTCGGCTGGGGCGGCGCGATCACGGGCGCCGCCACGGTGTTCTTCGCGGTGTTCGGCTACGACGCGATGAGCACGGCTGCCGAGGAGTCCAAGGACGCCAAGCGGCACCTGCCCAAGGCGATCATCTACTCGCTGGCCGTCTCGATGGTGCTCTACGTGCTGGCGACCCTGGTCCTGACCGGCATGCAGGACTACCGGGAGATCGACCCGGAGAGCGGCTTCTCCTCGGCGTTCGCGGCCGTCGGGCTGTCCGGGCTGGCCGACGTCATCGCGATCGGCGCGATCATCGGCATCCTCACCGTGATGTTCACCTTCATGCTCGGCGTGACCCGGGTCTGGTACGCCATGAGCCGCGACGGTCTGCTGCCGACCTGGTTCGCCAAGCTGCACCCGGTCCGGCGGGTGCCGAGCCGCGTGACCTGGATCGCCGGTGGCGCCTCCGCGGTGATCGCGGGTTTCCTGCCGATCCGCGAGGCCGCCGAGCTGACCAACATCGGCATCCTGCTGGCCTTCGTCGTCGTCTGTGTCGCGGTGATCGTGCTGCGGTACCGGCGGCCGGAGCTGCCGCGCACGTTCCGGCTGCCCGGCATGCCGGTGATCCCGGCGCTCGGTGTGGTCTTCTCCATCTGGCTGATCACGTTCCTGACCCCGGTGACCTGGCTGCGGTTCGCCGTCTGGTTCGTGCTCGGCCTGATCGTCTACCTGACCTACAGCCGCCGTCATTCACGCCTCAACGACCGGGCCGGAGAAGACGGCGATCGCGGCTGA
- a CDS encoding metallophosphoesterase family protein, translating to MRLAHLTDLHFGAEVPEVVAALRDDLAGRDLDHVLVSGDLTMRARAGQFRAARELLESIGHPWTSVPGNHDLPLFRVLTRAFRPLSAYRKGVGRRAEPELGSGGLQVLGLSSPKRYLSRNGRIDAAQVARIGTAFTGPAGLRVLMLHHPVFRPAQRPGQPLVRGAEQALRAAARAGVDVILCGHDHVQAQADLALTWPGLGRHMIAVASGTACSRRTRAGESQSYTLLELTGDTLSVHVRHWNDGRFETLSETTWQRGADGWLPARAACRS from the coding sequence ATGCGCCTGGCTCACCTCACCGACCTGCACTTCGGCGCCGAGGTGCCGGAGGTCGTGGCCGCACTCCGGGACGACCTGGCCGGCCGGGACCTCGACCACGTGCTGGTCAGCGGCGACCTGACGATGCGGGCGCGGGCCGGGCAGTTCCGGGCCGCCCGGGAGCTGCTGGAGTCGATCGGGCACCCGTGGACGAGTGTGCCCGGCAACCACGACCTGCCCCTGTTCCGCGTGCTGACGAGGGCTTTCCGGCCACTGTCCGCGTACCGGAAAGGGGTCGGACGCCGGGCCGAACCGGAGCTCGGGAGCGGGGGCCTGCAGGTGCTGGGGTTGAGCTCGCCGAAGCGGTACCTGTCGAGGAACGGGCGGATCGACGCGGCGCAGGTGGCCCGGATCGGCACGGCTTTCACCGGGCCGGCCGGGCTGCGGGTGCTGATGCTGCACCACCCGGTCTTCCGGCCTGCGCAGCGACCGGGCCAGCCTCTGGTGCGCGGTGCGGAGCAGGCACTGCGCGCCGCGGCCCGCGCGGGTGTCGACGTGATCCTGTGCGGACACGACCATGTGCAGGCGCAGGCGGACCTGGCGCTGACCTGGCCGGGCCTCGGGCGGCACATGATCGCCGTGGCGAGCGGGACGGCGTGCTCCCGCCGGACCCGGGCCGGTGAGAGCCAGTCCTACACCCTGCTGGAGCTCACCGGCGACACCCTGTCGGTGCACGTCAGACATTGGAACGACGGTCGTTTCGAGACGCTCTCGGAGACCACCTGGCAGCGGGGAGCGGACGGCTGGCTGCCCGCCCGCGCGGCCTGCCGGTCCTGA
- a CDS encoding GNAT family N-acetyltransferase: protein MEIREVLPAEEGAAEAVVAAAFGEAPDGRVVQMMRALRAGGAARASLVAVAEGEPAGHVGLSRAWVDARRELVEVVVLSPLSVRPDLQGRGVGTALVAAALEASEDRGTPAVFLEGSPEYYGRRGFRRASALGFDRPSTRIPDPGFQVALLSSYQPWMVGRLIYPEAFWTTDTVGLRDPELERIEALIAP, encoded by the coding sequence ATGGAGATCCGTGAGGTTTTGCCGGCCGAGGAGGGGGCTGCCGAGGCGGTCGTCGCGGCGGCGTTCGGCGAGGCGCCGGACGGGCGTGTGGTGCAGATGATGCGGGCTCTGCGGGCCGGGGGAGCAGCTCGGGCGAGCCTGGTCGCCGTGGCGGAGGGGGAGCCGGCCGGGCACGTCGGTCTTTCCCGCGCCTGGGTGGATGCCCGGCGGGAGCTCGTCGAGGTGGTGGTGCTCTCCCCGCTGTCGGTACGTCCCGACCTTCAGGGCCGCGGCGTCGGCACCGCGCTGGTCGCGGCGGCGCTGGAGGCCTCCGAAGATCGTGGCACGCCGGCCGTTTTCCTCGAGGGCAGCCCGGAATACTACGGACGCCGCGGGTTCAGGCGCGCCTCAGCCCTGGGGTTCGACCGGCCCTCGACGCGCATACCGGACCCGGGGTTCCAGGTGGCGCTGCTGTCGTCGTACCAGCCGTGGATGGTCGGCCGGCTGATCTATCCCGAGGCGTTCTGGACCACTGACACGGTCGGCCTGCGTGACCCCGAGCTGGAGCGGATCGAGGCCCTGATCGCGCCCTGA
- a CDS encoding TetR/AcrR family transcriptional regulator, which translates to MTTSTSGPRRRDAAGTRRLLLDAAQHRFARNGYTATTVRDIADDAGVNVALISRYFTSKEGLFEACLLGAVDELGRTVTEDVTLDQVPHTIAAQLAGPHTGQFPNRLLLLLRSSGDERADRIRLDILQSFSERLAAAAGLRAGDPDREELVLRAQVTLAASFGIALLRASTALEPLSSAGRDDLLGPLQDLVGGLLRRP; encoded by the coding sequence ATGACGACAAGTACGTCCGGGCCGCGGCGCCGGGACGCGGCCGGCACCCGGCGGCTCCTGCTCGACGCCGCACAGCACCGCTTCGCCCGCAACGGGTACACCGCCACCACCGTCCGCGACATCGCCGACGACGCCGGGGTCAACGTCGCGCTGATCAGCCGCTACTTCACCTCGAAGGAAGGGCTGTTCGAGGCGTGCCTGCTCGGAGCAGTCGACGAGCTGGGCCGGACCGTCACCGAGGACGTCACGCTCGACCAGGTGCCGCACACCATCGCCGCGCAGCTCGCCGGCCCGCACACCGGGCAGTTCCCGAACCGGCTCCTGCTGCTCCTGCGCTCGTCCGGTGACGAACGTGCCGACCGGATCCGGCTCGACATCCTGCAGTCGTTCTCCGAGCGCCTGGCGGCCGCCGCCGGTCTGCGCGCCGGGGACCCCGACCGCGAGGAACTCGTCCTGCGGGCACAGGTCACGCTGGCCGCCAGCTTCGGCATCGCCCTGCTGCGCGCGTCGACGGCCCTCGAACCCCTGTCGTCGGCCGGCCGCGACGACCTCCTCGGACCTTTGCAGGATCTTGTGGGCGGCCTCCTGCGCCGCCCTTAG
- a CDS encoding endonuclease/exonuclease/phosphatase family protein, translating to MRKLAGLMAAALLAALVPASAARAAEPKNLQVMSWNMCGSQNPSWGCATHGGPQDKINVVKYHVETNFVQAALLQEVCENDLTALMSQLGSGWSKAFQPYQYSSDGVRRNNTCGGTRTDRIGTAIVIKAGLADARAYEIEQSWTGQARPFHCATATYWGARLCNVHLSPKGNNPDHPDWDYADDQMTDIAAIVAGYPTLVMGGDFNVSPPDKPGNARAWVWRDGPYNAGYRECDQEGDVRDGRPTIGDPVTGTKIDYIFSTETKRWCAVGDSAYSDHNVVIYSVAVA from the coding sequence ATGCGCAAACTGGCCGGCCTGATGGCCGCCGCACTGCTCGCCGCTCTGGTGCCCGCTTCGGCGGCCCGGGCGGCCGAGCCGAAAAATCTGCAGGTCATGTCGTGGAACATGTGCGGCTCCCAGAATCCGAGCTGGGGGTGCGCGACCCACGGCGGGCCGCAGGACAAGATCAATGTGGTGAAGTACCACGTCGAGACCAACTTCGTGCAGGCCGCGCTGCTGCAGGAGGTCTGCGAGAACGACCTCACGGCCCTGATGAGCCAGCTCGGCAGCGGGTGGAGCAAGGCGTTCCAGCCGTACCAGTACTCGTCGGACGGTGTCCGCCGCAACAACACCTGCGGCGGAACGCGGACCGACCGGATCGGCACGGCCATCGTGATCAAGGCGGGGCTGGCGGACGCGCGGGCGTACGAGATCGAGCAGTCCTGGACCGGTCAGGCCCGGCCGTTCCACTGCGCGACCGCGACGTACTGGGGTGCCCGCCTGTGCAACGTGCACCTCTCGCCGAAGGGCAACAACCCCGACCACCCCGACTGGGACTATGCGGACGACCAGATGACCGACATCGCGGCGATCGTGGCGGGCTACCCGACGCTGGTCATGGGTGGTGACTTCAACGTCTCGCCGCCCGACAAGCCCGGTAACGCCCGTGCCTGGGTCTGGCGCGACGGCCCCTACAACGCCGGTTACCGCGAGTGCGACCAGGAGGGCGACGTGCGCGACGGCCGCCCCACCATCGGCGACCCGGTCACCGGCACCAAGATCGACTACATCTTCAGCACCGAGACCAAGCGCTGGTGCGCGGTGGGCGACTCGGCCTACTCGGACCACAACGTCGTGATCTACAGCGTCGCGGTGGCCTGA
- a CDS encoding DUF1501 domain-containing protein has translation MTRTDCDCPPTVTRRGILGAAAAGALAGLAGDQLSTQLAFAAGKYTGDTIVLLSLRGGFDGLSAIVPAGDPGYYAARPDIAVAKSRLIGGDTRFGLHPALAPLLPFWKARTFGAVQAVGQPAPNRSHFSAMEELERAAPGTSLRTGWLDRMLGGLGAASPFNGVSLGSPMPARVMAGPAPALGMRSLDDFSLFGDQDNQPMAATLSALYAGAPAVLSQAAGQVTSSLATTKALAAKAYQPANGAKYPDDTLGKALRDVARLIKGKAGLMSACIDSGDWDMHENVGLAVPGKRMHDKLAQLAAALAAFATDLGKTGMQRVTVVTVSEFGRRVRQNGSGGLDHGYGNAMLLLGGGVAGGKVHGRWPGLGERHLVDGDLAVTTDYRAVIGEILQKRCGLKNTRSVFPNVRNTTSGVVRAR, from the coding sequence ATGACCCGTACCGATTGCGACTGCCCGCCGACCGTGACCCGCCGCGGGATCCTGGGCGCGGCGGCCGCCGGCGCTCTGGCCGGCCTCGCCGGTGACCAGCTCTCCACCCAGCTGGCCTTCGCGGCCGGCAAGTACACCGGTGACACGATCGTCCTGCTGTCGCTGCGCGGAGGCTTCGACGGTCTCTCGGCCATCGTGCCCGCCGGCGACCCCGGCTACTACGCCGCGCGACCCGACATCGCCGTCGCCAAGTCCCGCCTGATCGGCGGTGACACCCGCTTCGGCCTGCACCCCGCGCTCGCGCCGCTGCTGCCGTTCTGGAAGGCCCGGACGTTCGGCGCGGTCCAGGCCGTCGGCCAGCCCGCTCCCAACCGGTCCCACTTCTCCGCGATGGAGGAGCTGGAACGCGCCGCGCCCGGCACCTCGCTGCGGACGGGCTGGCTCGACCGGATGCTCGGCGGCCTCGGTGCGGCGAGCCCCTTCAACGGGGTGTCGCTCGGCAGCCCGATGCCCGCCCGGGTGATGGCTGGTCCCGCCCCCGCGCTGGGCATGCGCAGCCTCGACGACTTCAGCCTGTTCGGCGACCAGGACAACCAGCCGATGGCGGCGACCCTGTCGGCGCTCTACGCGGGTGCGCCTGCCGTCCTGAGCCAGGCGGCGGGTCAGGTCACGTCGTCGCTCGCCACCACGAAGGCGCTGGCGGCCAAGGCGTACCAGCCGGCGAACGGCGCGAAGTACCCCGACGACACCCTCGGCAAGGCGCTGCGGGACGTCGCCCGCCTGATCAAGGGCAAGGCCGGCCTGATGAGCGCGTGCATCGACTCGGGTGACTGGGACATGCACGAGAACGTCGGCCTGGCCGTACCCGGCAAGCGCATGCACGACAAGCTGGCCCAGCTCGCCGCCGCCCTCGCCGCGTTCGCCACCGACCTCGGCAAGACGGGGATGCAGCGGGTCACGGTCGTGACGGTCAGCGAGTTCGGCCGCCGCGTCCGCCAGAACGGCTCCGGCGGGCTCGACCACGGTTACGGCAACGCGATGCTGCTGCTCGGCGGGGGCGTGGCCGGTGGCAAGGTGCACGGCCGCTGGCCCGGTCTGGGCGAACGCCACCTTGTCGACGGCGACCTCGCGGTGACCACCGACTACCGCGCGGTCATCGGCGAGATCCTGCAGAAACGCTGCGGCCTGAAGAACACCCGCTCGGTCTTCCCGAACGTCCGCAACACCACCTCCGGGGTGGTCCGCGCCCGCTGA
- a CDS encoding family 43 glycosylhydrolase — translation MKIFAVVGMVVALVAGLAPPAAAQFVVVGNPVVRQRADTAIYKHTDGYYYMTASVPDYKRVELRRSATVQGLATAPTVNAFTAPSSGSLSGWIWAPDIRFYDGAWYLYFSASPGSAVFDQRLYWIRNTCADPTTCAWSAPQRFTTGWESFQLDPASFVNRGVRYFVWAQDSPNTNYNSHMYIARMNGATGISGTVTEIARPTYAWEMEGVAGVVEGPSPLIRNGRVYIAYSASATDSRYKLGLLSSWDDADLLDPASWYKHPDPVFRTANGVYGPGHGSFTVAEDNTTDLLVYHARDYATPTPDALTDPNRHTRVQQLYWRENGDPFFGQPIPSTVRAPGIRGQHSSKCVDNYNFDTTPGALVRLWDCSGNTAQEFEFTYRGASGYEIRNRNTGTCLDDLGHNTAANADVGLYPCNGSTAQQWTIQDRGNGWFSLRNLAGNMCLDNDGWNTANGARLSLYPCTGVGAQLWRRG, via the coding sequence GTGAAGATCTTCGCCGTGGTCGGGATGGTTGTCGCCCTGGTGGCCGGCTTGGCGCCGCCGGCAGCCGCGCAGTTTGTCGTGGTCGGCAATCCGGTGGTGCGGCAGCGGGCCGACACGGCCATCTACAAGCACACCGACGGCTACTACTACATGACGGCGTCGGTGCCGGACTACAAGCGGGTCGAACTGCGGCGATCCGCCACCGTGCAAGGGCTGGCGACCGCGCCGACGGTCAACGCGTTCACGGCGCCGTCCAGTGGTTCTCTGAGCGGGTGGATCTGGGCGCCGGACATCCGGTTCTACGACGGCGCCTGGTACCTGTACTTCTCGGCGTCGCCCGGGTCGGCGGTCTTCGACCAGCGGCTCTACTGGATCCGGAACACCTGCGCCGACCCGACGACCTGCGCGTGGAGTGCTCCGCAGCGGTTCACCACCGGGTGGGAGTCGTTCCAGCTCGATCCGGCGTCGTTCGTCAATCGTGGGGTGCGCTACTTCGTGTGGGCGCAGGACAGCCCGAACACCAACTACAACAGCCACATGTACATCGCCCGGATGAACGGCGCGACGGGGATCAGCGGGACGGTCACCGAGATCGCGCGACCCACGTACGCGTGGGAGATGGAAGGTGTCGCCGGTGTTGTCGAGGGTCCGTCGCCGCTCATCAGGAACGGACGGGTCTACATCGCTTACTCGGCGTCGGCGACCGACTCCCGCTACAAGCTCGGCCTGTTGTCCTCGTGGGACGACGCCGACCTGCTCGACCCGGCCTCCTGGTACAAGCACCCGGACCCGGTCTTCCGGACGGCGAATGGCGTCTACGGGCCCGGGCACGGCAGTTTCACCGTCGCCGAGGACAACACGACGGACCTGCTCGTCTACCACGCCCGGGACTACGCCACGCCGACACCGGACGCGCTGACGGATCCGAACAGGCACACGCGTGTCCAGCAGCTCTACTGGCGGGAGAACGGTGACCCGTTCTTCGGGCAGCCGATCCCCAGCACGGTCCGGGCGCCCGGCATCCGCGGGCAGCACAGCTCCAAGTGCGTGGACAACTACAACTTCGACACCACACCCGGCGCCCTCGTACGCCTGTGGGACTGCAGCGGCAACACGGCGCAAGAGTTCGAGTTCACCTACCGGGGTGCGAGCGGCTACGAGATCCGTAACCGCAACACCGGCACCTGCCTCGACGACCTCGGCCACAACACCGCCGCGAACGCCGACGTCGGCCTCTACCCGTGCAACGGCTCGACCGCCCAGCAGTGGACGATCCAGGACCGCGGCAACGGCTGGTTCTCCCTGCGCAACCTCGCCGGGAACATGTGCCTCGACAACGACGGCTGGAACACCGCGAACGGCGCCCGCCTCTCGCTCTACCCCTGCACCGGCGTCGGCGCCCAGCTCTGGCGCCGGGGGTAG